The following is a genomic window from Triplophysa rosa unplaced genomic scaffold, Trosa_1v2 scaffold272_ERROPOS49653, whole genome shotgun sequence.
CGGCAACATTTTTCTGGTAACATTACAATACAGTTCAATTACTTcttttttgttgtcattgttgGATAATGTACTAACAATAAGCAATACCTTTGTTTTAGTACATTTGTTTGTAACAAACATAATAATATCTTTGATAATTTGACAATGTCCGCTCAAACAGTTTACAAGTTACTTTTGTATATGGGttcttggtaacactttacacaAAGGTTCTACTGGTAAATGCataaactaacactaaactaaaccATTTCTTATTGTATTTACtaatctttgtttttgttacacAGAGCTCTGGAACACTTCCAAGGCATTTCAAATCAACATTTCATGTTCATTCATTTACTTATGAGGTAAATAGCTGTGTAATAATTGGGATTATGTACAGACAGCTGGCTGTTATTTAGAAAGAAActccttcagtgtgatacaagatcaTATCTGTTCATTATCCCTAACTTAAGActaattcataaaaaaaacttgtcatTGTTCATGTTAGCTCAGCtccatttaataatattaacaacCTTTGGTTGTTCATTGTAAGTTATTCAGAAGAAGGACACATCGGTGAGCATAAGAGTCCATTATATGTCATTAAAATCAAGTGCAGAAGAGAATATAgtaacaaatacaataaaagcaGAACTAAAATAGCTGTTTCTGTGATTATCATCTAAATAGAAACACACTATGGAAAAGTAAAAAGAAAGTACCACTTAAACCCAAACAGAAATCTATAATTAAACATAATAAGTACAAGAAAACACTCAAACATCTTCTCCAGTTTCCCACACTTAATCTGGATCAACATTTCAGAAATTGAGGGATGACATGAGTGGTTGTTGCTTTTGTCCTTTCTCATATTTTCTAAAAAGAAACATACATACACAGTTATTTAAATCAGGATAACCTAAACTATTTTAACCAACAAATCCATCACATAGACAATGCTGAATTCAAAATAAGGTGATATATgtgattttaatattacaaaattTCATGATGTTTCTTGAGTCAAATATCTGAATACATTTAGGTTTTAAAACTGAAAGGTTTCCCAATAGTAGCAAGAACAAACTTGTCTAAAATAATCCTTAGGTACTACAtgtcacagaaaaaaaacaaatcttccATCTGAAATATACTGTCAAAAGTACTTTTTTCAGTACCTTAACTCAGCAGTACTGATCTTCGTCTGCTTCACTGAATCCAGCTTCAACTGCAGCTTTAATGCTCTTGATATCCTCTGGAAGAGCATCAGGCAAAATGGGATGCAGCTGTCTATTAATATTTTCAAATCTTGCCTTGCTTTTCTTGtcaaaatcttttttgttttttagcacAAGGTTTTTAATGCCACCCTGTGCATCATCACAGGCGTCTCGGAGCTCATTTATCTCTTTCATAAATTCTGGGTTGTTTATATCCATGGTCATTAGTTTGCCCAGTGAGCTGATACGGTCCATGAGGTACTTGTTGGAAACATCCACGTATGTATCAGAAATCATGTTGACTAGGCTAGCAATGTTACAGGCTTGGAAGGCTTGGGTGTACAGCATATCTTTTGAGAAGAGCTTTGCATTGTAAGAGAGATTTTGTATGTTCTCAGCGTCTCTGACAACGTTTTTGAGAGTTGTGCTCAGGCTGGTTTTCACTAGGTTGGAAACCATCTGAAAGAAGTGAACCATCTTCTCCCACTGCACCTTCACTCTCCCCATGGCCTCCATTCCTTTGACCAGCATGTTTATGGTAGTTTTGAAGTCGATAGTTTTCAGATCACAATTTCTCATAGTGACCAGGATTTCAGTGAGTTCTTTCTGGTTAATCTCTAGGTTCTCCACACACTTCTCATAGCTCTCTCTTGTCTTGTTCATCTGAGCTCGGGTCTGCTCTATTTGAAGTCGTGCATTTTCTGCCACCATCTGTGAAAAGCTCCCTGACTTGTTTTCTTCTTTAGACATCATTGGCGGCTTTGCAGAAATGGCTGGAGATTTTGTGTTGTCTTTGCTTTTGCAATCAAACTGAACTGCTGAGTTAATAAGATCCAAGACATCACCTATAATTTTTTTGCTGTTGTCTTCGTCACATTTGCCATCTGGTGCAAACTTTGCCAAACTTTGGCATATTTCAATTCCCTTTTTGCATAAATCCTGAGCTTGAGTCTTTGCTGTGCAGTCAGTGTTTTTCTCTAAACCATCACTGATTCTTTTAAGCTGTTCTTCTATGTGATCACTTTTTGTGGCTTCTTTCTTCTGATCATACAGATTTGTCCAAGCAATTTCATCATCCTTATTGTTCACACGCATTTCTTTCTTGATAGTCTGAAGGTAAGTTAATATTTCAAATGACTTGCTATATGCAGTTATTTCACCAATCTGATCTCTTCCCTCATCTTCATGTTGGCTTACAGTGTCAGTATAAGAATACTTCTTGCTTACTCGGTTACTAACAGCACACGTCACTCCATCAACCAGGCATGTAATGCTCTGTGTAATCGCTTTCACAAAATCCATACCAATCATTTCCCATCCTGTTGGGAGAGAATCCATAGCTTTTTGGTAGTTGTGTTGAGCCTGCTCCAGTTCCTTCTCCAACTTAATCATTGCCGTCTGTGTCCTTGTATTGGCTTCTTGCGCTGACTTCTCTCTCAGTTTGGCCTCTTCTTGTTTCTGCATGAGTTCTTTCCACTCCTCCCCATAAAACTGCTTTGCATTAACACAGGCTTCTAGCAGCTCTTGGATGATGTTGATGACATAAGTGAATTGCTTTTCAGTTTCTCCAGACAACCGCACACATTCATCTGCAATGTTACTGATATTTTCCAGGTGACCAGGAAGACAAGCTTGGACAACTTCATCAGTGCCTTCGAATAGAATCTTGACAACATTTTTCATGTATTGTGGAACTTGGTATGTGTGAAGGCGAATCTGATCCATGCTCTTATGGGCCTCATTAAATGCCCTCCAACCAGAGTTACACACTTGCATGAGGCAAGCACGAAAGGAATCAGGGTATTTAATGTATTTGTAGCCACCTACAGGAGGATTTTTATTGAGAGAGAAATCGTCTGAGGATGATATGTAAACCAGCTCTCCCAGGATGGCTATTGAAAGTGGTGCCGGAGTCAGATACTCTTCCCAGTTGGCATAGGGCTGCATTTGaagtttggtttgttttctcATGTCCTCAGCTGTGGTAAGGCTACGATGTACCTTTGCAATTTCAGTCATGGCTTCTGTTTCtgttcaaaacaaagaaatcaatatttttaaagtgAATAGTTCTGTAGGAGTTGCGATATTTCTGCTCAGCTCATTTGATATTTTGATCTAGTCTTTTTAGTAAACATATCGTAGTACATGAGATGCTTCCAGCAATAGAAGAGTCGTACAAAGTCTTCAAGGGAAATGTTAATGGAGCCCAGGGAGagcacttgtttttttaatgtacgCCTTTGTAAATCAGTTGCAGAAATTTCCACTCTCAACACCAATTTTATttggcaaaataaaaaatacactctTACGACCCGTTCCTGCGACGAGTACATGAGGATCTGGATAGGTGGTCTTCCCTGCCGCTGTCCATGTTAGGAAGAATAGCTCTGATTAAGATGATAATCCTGCCccattttctgtatttatttcaaatgatCCCAATTCTCCTAAACTCAATCACGATCAAACACATAAATGGCTGGTTCAGCTCGTTTATTTGGAGTCGAGGAAACCAAGATTGAAATTTGCTAAGATGCAACTACCTGGTAACAAGGGAGGCTTTGCGGTTCCGGATGTTAGGTTGTACCAGCTTGCCTCCCAGTCTCGCTATATTTTTGAATGGGTGAGAAATGACCCGGAGTCAGTTTGGGTAGACATTGAATCACTCAACTTAGTTGATGGGCTGCCAATCTCACTGGCCTCTCTTCCCTTCGCTCTAGATGTTAAAAGAATATCTGGCTTAGGGCAGAACAGAATTGTCAGTAATACTTTACGAGCGTAGAAATTAATCAGGAGTTGGGAGGGAAAAGCTAAAACTCTGTTGTCTATTACTCTGGTGCAAGGAAATTTTGATTTTCAGCCAGGGATAATGGATGGTGGTTATATTTTGTGGAGGGGTCTTGGTATAGCCACTATAAAAGATCTGTTTGAAAAAGAAGTGTTATTATCATTTGAACAGTTGCAAACTAAGTTTAAATTaccccaaaatatttttttcagatatTTACAAATTAGAAGTTTTGTGATGAAGAACATCAGCCCTGAATTTTCCAGCTGTCCAACCCCAACAGAACAGGTGCTCCTGAACAATAGCTCAAGGAGGTCACTAATAAAGCGGTGCTATGAAGCCCTCCTACAAGAAGCAAAAGTCAATACTGAAACAACCCAAACTACTTGGGAGCAGGATTTGGGGATTTCAATTGATGCAGATAGTTGGACAGAAATTTGGCAGCATGCTGGCAATATATCAATCTGTAAAAGAACTAAAGAACTGCAGTACAAACTTCTACATCGACTTCAAATTACTCCTCTGCGTAGACATAAGTTCAACTCAAATAATTCACCTTATTGTCTAAAGTGCAAGGTCGAAGAGGGTGACTTTGTTCACTGCACATGGAAATGTAGATATATTGAAGCTTACTGGGTGCAGATTTGTAGGAGACTAAGTCTGATATTTAATACAGAATGTGACTTCAATCCACTGTATTTCTTGTTAGGTATTACTGATAATAATATAAAGAGTACTCCAAGCAGAAGGTTATTTAATGTCCTTACTTATGCTGCCCGTAAGAGCATTTTTCTTAAATGGATCTGTGATAAACCACTGACAGTTTCAGAGTGGCATAAAGTGATATTTGACCCACTACCACTGGAATATATTACCTACTGATCAAAAGGGAAAATAGATATGTTTACCAGATATGGACCcccttttttaattatatatgtccCAGGAATTCATGCATCATCTTGCTAAATATTGGCAGGTCGACATAAACCTAAATTGTCTATttgtgaattattattattattttcgagaatgtatgcatttatgatttatattggAATGGAGTTGTGATCTGTGGTCGTTGTTCTATTGTATTATGTTCaagaataaaaattaaaaaaagtaaaaaacaaaatacactCTATAGGCCCTTTCAAtactttgtttgtgtgtgtatgtgaatgtCAGCCAATTGATGATGTTGCATAGACTCAccctatatttatttatagtatcgttttattcattcatattaGCATCTAAGACTATATTCACGACGAGAACTAGTCAATCTTTACACAAGGTGACCCATACGCAAATTAGGGAGGGGACAATTTAGATTCTTCAATTAACCTTACCTACATGTCTTTGGGCTGTGGGAGGAAACCCAGGCTGACACAGGGAGAACATGCTAACTTCACACAGAAAGGCTTCCTGTCCCAGCTAGGGGTCAAACCAGGGACCTTCTTGCTGTGAGGCAACAGTGCTAACCATCGAGCCACTGTGCCATCTCCACCCTTTATTTATGTGTATGAATAATCTGCAGTGTGTTTGATTTATTGATGTATattggacaaataaaaaaattacttgcGTTTTAATAATTTCCCATTACTTTCCTATGGATggaaaagaaattaaaaaaagattaagtTGCTCTTTATTTGTCAACCGCTTAACATTATAGAATCCGTATCCAAACTTTTTTCAAGGTGTTCAAGGGGCAAACTTAGGGAAAGTAACAGTGTTGTACGATTTATTTCGTTCTCACGGAAACCAtgattattataaaaacaaaatgatttgaCAAATTTGTTAAAGTGGGGGTTACACACcaagtttctgccaatctcatattaatcttgagtacctatgcAGTAGCATTGTATACGTCGTATGCGGAGTCTCTAACTCGTCCTAGAGCTTTTGACCAATTTGCCTAAATGGATTTGAAGCTGTATCTTCGCTAAACTTTCACATATCGACACAAAACTTGGTAGGTGTCATCACAAGCCTGACCCAAGGTAACATGTTGTGTGGTTGCGCAGCACCACCTAGTGGTCCGAAGGTAcgaaaaattgcttttttgcTTATAACTTCCGAACGGTTTGGCCAAAAATCAAAAAGTTGGTCTTGTTAGATATGGGTTGTCATGTAGAATTAAACGATATCCAGTTTTCACATGGtataatttttttgcttttctgAGTTTGTATGCTTACAACTTCTAAACAAATGAGAGCTTCACAAAATTTTACATGTTGATTTATGGGTCTGAGAACACACTAAAAAAGTGGTGAGGCTGCGCCACCTAGTGGTTCTGATTGACTTCAAAATTGGCACTGCAAAACTTTGTGCATTGACACGAAAGTTTGTACGTATCATCATTGGCACATGAGGTGACAGTGCCACGTATGGTTAAAAATTATAAGCATTTTATggtgttttaagtgtttttagtTATGGTTTTAAATTGCTTTGaatatgtttttcaaaaactcatcaTCAGAAATGTCCACATATGTGTCCTTTTGTACCCAGTGTTCGTGAGGCGGCTATTGTGGGTGTCACCCTTATGGAAATTTGTTGTAAAATGCAAAGATTCATGAACGCAATGACTAATTGCTAAGAAACTTGGTATGGTTTGATTCCATGAGGCATTTCGAGTCGAACTATAACCAATGGTCCTTATTCGTCCATTGTGGGCATCGCCCATTTTgaattttgtcataaaatgctgtattttacaaACACAATAACATATCACTCAGAAACTTGGCATGGTTCATCAAAGTCAAGTTCTGAGAGGACTAAAGTTATAGGCCAGTGACCCCTATTGGTCAAGAGACATAATGAAATTTATAataatacttaaaacatatgaagAAATCAACATAATGGTGATAACATAATTCACATTAGTATATTTGTTGGCTCAAGCCGAGATGTTTGATATCAGAGTTGTCATATTCCACCATAATTCCTATCCACCATATTTaactacaaacccgattccaaaaaagttgggacactgtacaaattgtgaataaaaacagaatgcaatgatgtggaagtttcaaatttcaatattttattcagaatacaacatagatgacatatcaaatgtttaaactgagaaaatgtatcattttaagggaaaaataagttgattttaaatttcatggcatcaacacatctcaaaaaagttgggacaaggccatgtttaccactgtgtggcatcccctcttctttttataacagtctgcaaacgtctggggactgaggagacaagttgctcaagtttaggaataggaatgttgtcccattcttgtctaatacaggcttctagttgctcgactgtcttaggtcttctttgtcgcatcttcctctttatgatgcgccaaatgttttctatgggtgaaagatctggactgcaggctggccatttcagtacccggatccttcttctacgcagccatgatgttgtaattgatgcagtatgtggtctggcattgtcatgttggaaaatgcaaggtcttccctgaaagagacgacgtctggatgggagcatatgttgttctagaacttggatatacctttcagcattgatggtgcctttccagatgtgtaagctgcccatgccacacgcactcatgcaaccccataccatcagagatgcaggcttctgaactgagcgctgataacaacttgggttgtccttgtcctctttagtccggatgacatggcgtcccagttttccaaaaagaacttcaaattttgattcgtctgaccacagaacagttttccactttgccacagtccattttaaatgagccttggcccagagaaaacgcctgcgcttctggatcatgtttagatatggcttcttttttgacctatagagttttagccggcaacggtgaatggcacggtggattgtgttcaccgac
Proteins encoded in this region:
- the LOC130550271 gene encoding uncharacterized protein LOC130550271, translated to MTEIAKVHRSLTTAEDMRKQTKLQMQPYANWEEYLTPAPLSIAILGELVYISSSDDFSLNKNPPVGGYKYIKYPDSFRACLMQVCNSGWRAFNEAHKSMDQIRLHTYQVPQYMKNVVKILFEGTDEVVQACLPGHLENISNIADECVRLSGETEKQFTYVINIIQELLEACVNAKQFYGEEWKELMQKQEEAKLREKSAQEANTRTQTAMIKLEKELEQAQHNYQKAMDSLPTGWEMIGMDFVKAITQSITCLVDGVTCAVSNRVSKKYSYTDTVSQHEDEGRDQIGEITAYSKSFEILTYLQTIKKEMRVNNKDDEIAWTNLYDQKKEATKSDHIEEQLKRISDGLEKNTDCTAKTQAQDLCKKGIEICQSLAKFAPDGKCDEDNSKKIIGDVLDLINSAVQFDCKSKDNTKSPAISAKPPMMSKEENKSGSFSQMVAENARLQIEQTRAQMNKTRESYEKCVENLEINQKELTEILVTMRNCDLKTIDFKTTINMLVKGMEAMGRVKVQWEKMVHFFQMVSNLVKTSLSTTLKNVVRDAENIQNLSYNAKLFSKDMLYTQAFQACNIASLVNMISDTYVDVSNKYLMDRISSLGKLMTMDINNPEFMKEINELRDACDDAQGGIKNLVLKNKKDFDKKSKARFENINRQLHPILPDALPEDIKSIKAAVEAGFSEADEDQYC